From the genome of Solanum lycopersicum chromosome 12, SLM_r2.1:
atactttcacatttttgggttttgaaaaattaattatattcatttttgagcacaaaaaaatgtcaaaaacacATTCATTTTAAACTAGAGggagtaatattttttaatctaattatcttaaaatataTCGACATATCTTTGTTTATCTTCTTAAATAGTcctatacaaaaattaaaattaaaaaaataaagaaagaaacatcagttttcaaacaaaaaacaaaagaaaaatatcaaacaaaattgGAACATAAGGTTTCAATTGATATAACTCACCTTCCTTTTTATAAATCTAAAAagaataacttatttttatatttaataacaattaaattttaaaatattcacttATTCTTGACATATTTAAAATTCGAAGAACCCAACAGATAATCTAAATAGTAATAAAAGAGGATATTAAATGCTTTATTATATAAGAGACTCACAAAAATCTCTAAATACTCCTATGAATAATTTATATCATACAATTACAAATAGGAACAACTAATCTTAGATCTAAATTTTAGaagttcttttcctttttaaaattgatgctaaattaaattacatcataaaatcaaataataataataataataataaataataataataataatatcattaatgtCATCCTTCCCCCCTCACACTTAAATTCTAGAGAAGAGTAAATTAATTTCCTAATTATTCCTCTCCATCTTTGCTAATTAACAAAATCTAGGGTTTATAATTTCACCACAACTACTGTTTGTTTATCTCCCATTTTTTGAATTCTTCTTATCTTCTAACAGGCTAAAATTCaaggtatgttttttttttctttttaggtttatttatgcattttattcttttttgaaGGCAACggttgattttgttttttaattgtgTTAAAGATTGAAATTTGTATGTTTTTATGCattttgcattttaattttttttcgttGAAAATAAATCTAATGTTTGTTCGTTCAGTTTCAGTATTTCGCAAGTAGTTATTTTGCTTCTGGAATAAATAGACCTTACCTTCAAACTTAATAGAATTACTAAAAGATGtcaaagaatttattttttttaagtttgtttttctAGTATTcatattctaatttatttatagttgatttttttatttaattattcccTTTTCAATTTCTAATACATCCAACTCTTGGAATACATTTTCAGATTTatcattcttttgtttttctaaaataatatcaaGTGTTTCTaataaacaactaaaaaaacaatatcagtatatgaaatatatttcaaaagtaaCGAATTCTAGATGCAAAATATAAGAAAGAATAATGACATATGATTCATTAGTTGATAACTAGATGTTAGTTTTCATAGCTTCAATAAACTTGATGCAATGATTGGaattttgaagagaaaaaaaaggcataatgcataaatttGCCCTTTGACTTGGTCGTGTTTcacatttatgtccttcaatttgagtgtgcacaagtgaacattttaactttgtacaaaattgaattagtaGACACATGCATCATGAGTCATAAGGGACATAATACACATAGAACACCGGTAGGATGAAAATTGCCGCCACGTAGGTCACGTCTGTTGGTAGAGCTTTCACATCTACGCATAAAATCCATTTTGCCCTTCCATTTTGTTCTTAAGGTAGTTGAATCGGAATCCGTGTGATTGTCTGAAAGTAGTTTCAAATATTCTTTGCTCTCCAGTTAGTATACTTCCACTAAAAATGGAAGATGCCTTGGTAGTTTATTTCTAGCTCTTCAGCTCCGCTGGTGAATCAGTAAGCATACTTTGAGTTTGTTTTCTCATAGCACCTGATATCATATAAAAAGATAAACAATCGGCAAAAGTGGCATCACAGTATCTTAGGTCTAGTAAACTTATTATTTATCTTGACTGCATTGGAGGAGAAATACTCGTGTCTTGTTTAATCTCGTTTTAGAATTGCATGCATATATGAAGAATTGTAGTACTTGATGATTTGCAGTCATCTTCAGTTTTTTCCCGCTTCTTGTTGGTTCAAAAACCTCGGGTGTACATTTTCCTATTGCAATATTTTGATGAGATAGTTCCGTGACTTGGGCCTTGTGTTATTCGTTAATTGTACTGTCTGCTGTTCATTATTGGATTCGATTAAGTACTTTCAGATATTAATTTTCTTCaacaatcataacaaaattaCATGTTCATATTCATGTAAATCTGGTTTAAATATTATCAATTTCTTCCTTAACTTATCACTTTGGCACATTTCTGTTgcttttttatgtttattattcgCCCAGCAATTTTGTCGCACATGTGCCTAAAATTTCCAAATTGTTCTCAGCTCTGGACAGGATAAAGTCGCTGTGTCTTATGGCATGCATTTGTTGCTTTGGGCAGTCACATGGGTATCAGATATGCTTTTCTGAGTTGTCGTTAGGATTGTCCCTTATTTAGAGGCTTTAGTTGTACTGCTCTGCCTTTTCGCGATACTAGAGAGCTGATGGAGAAATGACGTAATACAGCTATCCTGCAACTTGGACACATGATAAAAGAATTCCTTCCtacatttttgttcttttcagtCTAGAGACATAATTCACCATGAAAAATAAACTTAGGTGGCGAAAAGAAGGGAAGATAGAAAGAGGAATTCGGAAGCAATTCCTTTTATGCGAATCCTACTTAGCCTTGGATATTAACCAACAACATGTCCAATGTAATTTCATAAGCAGGCTTTGAGGAGGGTAAGATGTACCTCTACCTTTCTGCGGTATAAAGGTTGTTTCCAGTAGACCTTGGctcaaaagaaaagattttgaaGTAACCATCCATGAAGTTATAATCGTTTTCTCCTAGTAATATTTACTTGTCtgttcctaattttttttttaatcatcataTTCGGCTTATTTGATGTTTATGCCAGTTTAGTCTAATTTCTTATGAACCTTCACATGTTTACCTGTCAAAAAGGTCTAATTCGTAATCTCTCTATATGCGATTAACGGTTACAGCCATAGGAACGATACGTTATTATCTTAATAGTTATTCCAAGTCAATAAGAGCTGATCTTTTCCAGGCAAGTACTACAAAAGACTGGTAGAAAAGAAGTTTAGATACTCGGCAGCAACGTCTAAGAATGAGCCAAGAAGCTATTCAAGGGAACAGCTCCTACGCTGCAGTAACTCTTCCTGTCAAGCGGGGGAGAGGAAGACCGCGTAAGGATAGCAACCTAAAGCGTGTAAGAACTGCTCATTTTCCACCAGGGATTAAACAAACAAAAGAGATCCGACCCCAACAAGTAGATACAGTTAATGTTGCAAATGATGCAATGATAGGTCAGGCTGTTACAGGTGTTGTCGAAACTGCATTTGATGCTGGTTATTTTCTGAATATTAGGATTGGCGACTTAAATTTCAGGGGTGTTGTTTTTAAGCCGGGGCATTTTGATCCTGTCACGGAAGAAAATGACGTGGCACCACATGTTCCGATGATTATAAGGAATGAGATTCATGTACCCATTAGAAACCAAATTCAGGTACATGGCCATGATCGGAGGCCTCAGCTAAGTTTATCGGCTCCAACAACAGCTCCTCCTTCTGGCCATTTGGTGGGAGCCCACAGTGCTGTTGTTCCTGCTGTCCTTCAACCTGTCAACCCAACCAATGGATTTCCACCTACTACACAAGCTCTTCCAGATTCATCCCAAGCTGCTCATATGACAGTTGCTCTAAAGGAGAGAAGTTTGCAAACTGTTGTTCCCTTGGCTACGTTGCCATCCGATGGATCACTTATTGAAATGACCAATGGCGTTGAGGCGTCTCATAAGATGTCAGCAGGGAACTTGAATGCGGTCGTGGAACGAGATATTGGTGACATGAATGAGCCTCCTCCTATAGAACCAAGCGATTCTATGAATTCGCCTCTTCCCATCTCTGTTTCGAAACCATTGATGAGTTACGGGATTGGCAGGATGACAGAGCTTTTACAGGTAAACTGTGATAACTTATCCTGCttatttcaaattctaaaatatTGTGCATCCATTCTGTGTAAATCCTGAAAGAATTGTGATTTCCCGAGTGAAGGCGGTGCAGGAAAATCTGATGGAGAACCAGGCACTTCGTGGTGAAGAGCTTATTAGACCGATCAATCCAAAAACGGATGGTTAAAGAGAGGAAACAAGTATGTTATCTGATGTCTCGCATCCCTTAGCTTGGGAAGACCTCGATAACACACATACGGATGTGGTTCAATTGCTTCTGAAGTTGTACCTTGTCTTTTCCATGGAATGACAGATCCGGGGCGAAAAAAGACCAGAAAATGGGCAAGTGTTGGGAATCAAAAGCTCTTCTGTTTAGCATTTAGAGGTGTCATTCTTTTGTTACTTTCTTAATTTGCTCTTAAGGTGATGTGATGAAGAAATTGTCTAAAATGTGCTACTTCCATTGTGTTTGAGTACAAGCCTTGTAGAGAATATTTTTCGGGAAACTAAGTCGTTTTTCTTAGAGAAAATAGTTCATCCTCCTAACCTATGCCCAGATTTCTCACTTCACACTTCAATTTTACGGGGTTTTATCACCCATcgaactttttaaaattaaatttgttacaCCCTTGAAAAGCCATAACAATATTTATGTGAAATCAGAATTGTACTCATTTGATAggtgaaaattttatttaaaactttttatttattttagaactTTGTTTAACGACAAAAGGTCAAAAATAGTACATGTGTGTGTCTTGTATCTTCATATATGAAACTTTATGATTAAATGTTGGTAGGTAGTCGTTTGAAACTGAAAACACTGGGTTAGCTGAGTGCAATTTTGGGATTTGAAAAATGCCAAAACTCCATGAAAATTGTATACAAGTGTAAATATAATACTCCCTTCGTCCTAATTTAAGTGTCTCACGGAgtatttattagaaataaattGACACTTTTGAATCTTGTACTTCCAATATAAAGACGCATGTACTTTCAATCTCCTAGTCTTATTTCGTAGAATGTTGAAATTAAAACACTGACTAAATATAGgaaaatacacaaaaaagaaagtaaaacacTTAAATTGGGACAAAGGGAGTAGTAATTATTACATTGTTTAAGATGATCAAACTTTTGATGGGATTTTCAACCAATATTTATTCAACTTCTGTTCAAATCACTTGACATTGTCAAATTTACAGTATACCAGTACTTATTTTACAACATATAGGCTTCAACAACAGCAAAGAAATGGAACAAATTTGTGGTTATATTAACTGCAGATTGTTTCAGGATCTATAAAGTTTTTCAGACAGAACAAATCAACAAAACTACTACTATAATATTTACACTTCAATTCCAAGTCTGCTGACATACATGTTCATTAGCATTCTCTCTTTTTCCCTATGGCTTTCGGTATAAATCCAACACAATTGTCACACTAACCTGTAAAGCATTGGAACAACCATCCTTGTACATACCTTACTACAGTAAGATAGCTGGCCATAAAAATCATTGTCAACAACTTTGTGGCCTGTAGTATTTTGGAGGCATTGATGGGCACTTTTCATTCATATGGGCGTATACATCCATTGTATTGTATCCAGGCAATTCCATCCGGTACTTCCCTAGAATTTGACAGAAAGGAAGCTTCACTGTGTCATCCGCATTGCACCACATAGGCAACCGATTCGTgttgttttcaaaaaacttcaGTGAGTAAGCATCTTTTATCTGCACTTAGAAACAACAAGTGAGAACTTAAAACCATTACCTCATGAAAGCATGGACTGCAGACCCTACCAGTTTATTAGTATCTCAATGAAATTTGATATAAGACTCTATATGCCTTTGAGTTAGATGcagcaaaaagaaaagaaaaagccCCCAACCCTGAAAATGGAACTTCAAAATCCATCTAAAAAACTCACCGTGAATTCTGTAACCTGAATTGAACTTGCAAGTGGACCAAATAGTCCTGCTTCCTTGTACATTTCAAGAACAAAAGCAATACAAGATGTTGATTTGCCATCACTATAAACCCAGTCATCCTGTTCTGGGATAGTCAACAATTTGGCAAAAGATGACCCACGCTTTTCAATTTCGACAAGAATATCAGGAAGATCAAGGCCCTGCATGGACACAAAATTCAGATCCTCATTCAACACTAGTTGTCGATCATATCAGATGTACGGAACAAGCCTGCACTCTCTAGGATTTTTTCTCGAGAATTTTGAAAGCATGCTTTTAACCAACCCTTGTGCATTTTCAGGAAAAACTATAGTTATGTTAATGAGCTTTCTTCATTTCATAGTAATTTGCTCGACTTAATTAGACTAGTTACTTAATGGAGGCATGCATTATCTTTAGATGAACAGCTTCTATGAGTATCTTTGTCCAACTTTTATCTCAATAAATAGCAGCTCACTAATTAAAGAAAACAGATATGACCCGAGTTCCAAGTCGCTTGTTTAAGGCTTCATTCCACATGTTAGCTGCATATGCGGGCTGTAAGTGATTCCAAACAGTCATGACAGAAGCAACCTGTACCAAGTAACATatcaacaacaaatttaagCTGGTGAAATTTCACAAATGCACCAAATTGAAGAGGCCTAAAGCAATACAGTAGCACTTTTTCCATGCCACATATTATACACTCATTATTCTTCTCATGTTCAACCTTCTTTCATACATCTCAAAAGTAATTAAAAGTGTGAGCTTCATCATATGATATTTTGATGTTCTTGCACAAAAGACCATCCGCATAACGGTgcataagtttatattttgaatcctCACTGACCATTGGCAGTTCAGAGTCCGATAATATTTCCACGAAACCAACTGCTGATACCAATTCATCTCAGTCAAAATATGGCATGAACCTTCTGATAAACTTTAAGCTATCATAAGCTAATAAGTGGAAATCGGTCACTTGGACGCTATACAATTTGAATGGAAGAAAATTATCATGCAAAGATCTTGTGTGTTATTGGAATCtcttatatgtaaaaataagaTCTcttctaaaaaaacataaaactaaaatcaaaaccAATTCAACATATTGTTCAACACATCAAAACCTGACCAGCTCGACAGTCTTCTACGAAAAAGCACATGCATGCTAATCACTTATTTCAGTTCACAGTTCACACGTCTAGAATCTTAAATTCACCAGTCAGTAACAAACTTTATCTGAAAGAACATAGGTCAATGCTTGAGCCAAAGCAGAAAAACTGAATAAAGCGTCAAATGAAAAGAATTACAAAGTAAAAGGATTATTAAAAGGTTATGGAAGGAAACACTTCAAAGCAACAGAAAAATTGGCACAACTACAATCAGACAGAAGAGATGGTGCATACCAGATGAGCATCCAAGGGAGAGGGATAATTTCCGTCAATAGTATCTATCCAGCTAAATATTAGGTTATGGAAACCATATGGTTTGCCTTCCATGCTTTGTGCATATTCCCAAGCAGCAGTCTGATTAAACTTGGCACGGAGATCAGGGTGCAAAGGCAGCAATGCAATATGTGGATTGGAATCATCTTTTGTCAGTTCATACTCCCACCActcctcccagggtaaaatagCAATTATATCTTCTCCCTGAAAGTAGATACACAAACAAGTTGGTTCATAATTTAACTGTAATCATGTCTATCCACTTTTAAGGGATCGTTTCGTATGTTGGACAAGCATAGTCATAGATAGTCTTGGGATAGAAATTTAGTACTGTCTTATCCCTTGTTTGGTTACTAATCCTTGGATAAGTTTACCAAGGATAGTAATTAGAGTGTGGAGTAATAGTACtgggataaaaaaataaaatgacaaaaatacccTGAGGTCCCTCAAACCCTTTCTCTACTAAGGTGGAGGATATTTTTGCAAACAAAATTATGCAATGCATGTTAGAAATTACGGAATGCGTGTTATTTTTAGTACAACAAATCAAATAGTCAATGAGAAATAAAACCAGGATAACCAATCCCGGCATAACTTGTCTTCAAACCAAATGACCCCTAAAAGTTGTCTTATTTGGTTCAACCCCACACCCAACCTCCCCTGGTATTTTTGTTCAACCACTACCACACAGGCAGACACTACCTCAATCTACACAATTTGGAATACAGTGTATTGACTACTTCATCTGATTAAAGATAAGGCAACTTTTGTACGGGGATCACGGCATTTGATATAATAGCAATACAACATGGCATTTGAACTCAGCACTGTCACATAGTTGTACTAATGCTCAAAGTTGTATACTTCGTATATGCATCACTAGGCAGTCACACTCTGAAACTACCCATACTACACTTCCCTCTGAAGTTATTCAAATTGATTTGGGGTATCAGGTAATGTCTACTGCACCTGCATCAAGGTGCTTATTTTCACTAGCTACGGAATCAATTAAACACATTAAATCTAACGAGCCATATCTCCCAGTTATCATTCTTAAAAGCTAATTAGCTATAAGATAGGTTGCTAACTACACCTTAAGGATATCAGAACCAAGTAGAAGAAAGGAGAATGACAGCAGCAAAGAAGAGTTGAATTCTAGCTacataataacaattaaattttgtaaaaacaaaaaactagtGACAGAAGCTAGTGAGAAAAAAAGCTTCTAGAcgatttttctcttctttttttccctgTACTTCAGAACGCGACTAAGAAGcttggagaaaaagaagaagttttAGACTCCTGaaaattttcctctttttttccctttaactctgctgaaataattatttttttctcgcAACTATTTTTTAGAACAGAACGACTCCCAAAGCTCAATTATGCTAACTCTGTAATGTTCGGTGGAAATAAACTGATATCCTTTGCATCTCATGTAGGAAAAAGTAAAAATCTCAAATgcataaaaagaagaagaggagcaTGTTTCATCTTCCACTTGATGAACTCCATAATCTAAATGCATGCCACAGTTGATATATGAaagtacaaatataataaagaaagaatCTTATGAAAtgtaatatatgtatttttgtaaacGGAGGCAAAAATTTCCACCTTACTAGTTACTATGATCCATCAAAAAGTCGAAAATAATATCTTAAACAAGAGACTGCAACTTCTCTCAGAGAAGCCAAACCATACATCATGATGAAGTCTAACCAAAAGCAACATCTTGCAACAATCAGATGCTATATGTGGATTATTTTAGACATACACTGAAAGGGACACTTTTGTCCCTTTCAATTGTTTGATGCATACTGGTCACTAGAATGATTATTGAGCACGTAATAGAAGTCCATGAAACACATAACTATAAGTTAGTCTTTGctccaaagaaagaaaaagcaaTGGAAATAGTTGCATCATGTGAAGGCCAAAAAACATGTTAATGTACCTTATCATTCTCATGTCCAGATTCTCCAACCCACAGCTTTCCTTCAGCATCCCTCAAGCAAATAGCACTATGGCCAGCATAAGTTCCAGATACCCATTTTTCTAATGTTTCAAAACCACCCCAACGCCCTCTAATTTTTGATATTGCAAGAAAATCACCAGAATGTATGTCTTCAACGGTAAGGTTGCTAACCCACGGTTGAGGACGTTGGTCAAAAGAAGCGCCCATGTGTTTCTTCAGAAATCTGATATTTGAGTTTTCACCCCATCCAGTGTTTGTGAACAAAGGGAAAACATCCCATAGTGCTCTAAGGGTTCCTAACGTTCCTGCTTGCATAAGGAAAATTGAGACTCCTTTGCGCTTCACCTGCATTTGTATTTTAGAGTCCATTACTCCTATCATAACTGATGCTTATATTAATGTCCATGAAGTACCGGTTATGAAATAATTGCAACTCACATATTCTAACTCAGCTTGAGACTCCCATTCTTTGATTTGAACAGTATGTTCACGAGATAAAGCGTAGTAATCCCATGTCACGCGATATGGGGTCGCAAAGATGTAAAGGTCCATACAAGAATAACTGTGTGCATTGTTGACCtgaataacaataaaaaatactctattaattatttaaaagatacAGCAGTCCCAGAGGtataaattcaattatatgTTGATGTACTAATAAAAACTTTGGGACCATGGACATTTATTAATTAACAAGTACATTATTTTAGCCGTTAAATTAATAAGTCACTccctcaattttattttgtatggaACTGTTAGATTGTTCACAGAGCTTAAGACAAAAAGAAAGACTTTTGGCACATAAAAAAAGCACCCTTAaaacttgtggtcttaaacatgccatgACACTGTAAAGAGCAAGccattaagggtaaaatgggAAGTTCAAAATTTATTGGCTTCCAAATATAAAAAGGTGCCATTCTCTTGGGAATGCAttcataagaaaaaagaaatatataaaatgtaactCTATGTATACTTTGTTAACTTCATCAAAAAGATGTATATTGGTCAATATATTTCCATAATTAGTAAGTCAAGAAGCAATCTATAAAAAGAGCATCAAATATACCAAATGGTAAAATAAAACCTGTGATTTCTCATCAAAGGTGTAAAGAGATTCAAAACGAGAATAAAGCATTTTATGAATACAACCTAAAAAACTCAATTCACCAATAGAATCTACAGAGAAGAGGCAACCTAAGAATAAGAAGCTTAAGAGTTAAGACTTGAGAGTACTGATCTATGGAGAAGTGCCATACCAGcgtctttaaaaaaattgggaaCTAATTTACTGCAGCATTTATAGATTTAAAGATCACGCAACTGAAAAGAGTGCCACAACAGATACATTTGCCAAGCTCATTAGCCACTACAGTAAAAGAGTCGTTTAGCATCTGAAGGGGAAGATTCGGAATTCAAGCAATAACTTCCTTAACCACAACTCATTTTATCTCATGGGAGACTGGGACATTTATTGTTACAAGGCCCAATGCAGCccaacaaagagagagaaattgttCAATGGAAAAGAACCCAACCTAACAAGAAGGACGGGAGGTTGAAGTGATATCAAAcgtgaaaagtttttaaaaaaaaacaaacaaaagaaacattGAAATCTGTTGGAGCTTTAAGCGCAAAGCACATATAAAACACAAGATTTAACAAAGATAGACTCAAATGAAGagaacaattaaaaatatatgcaacaaaaaaataataactacaaATATAATCAGCTATAAATAACTATAAATACAGACAGCAATTATTAAGATAAAAGCTTTTAAAAAGATTATAACTAGCCAAATAACTATTTTAAGTGGTTTCTTCATTAATACACAATCCAAGGGTGAGGAACACATGTCTTAGCAGCTTAGTGGCTAAAGTGCTGCCTAAGCAAGGTGAACCACTCAGCCTATTTTGAACCTAGTTCAGAGCTAAAACATGCATCAAATCAATCTTTGACACACCGTCATTATCAGGCAAACCGTCCTAATCAGCCTAGTTCAAGACATGAAAGACACGACTAGCACCAGAGACCACCATTCTAAATTCCTTGCATACAACACTTGACAATAACACATCACCAACCACATGTCACGATTTATCATATCAACAGCAATCATAAACTCACAAGTAGGGATATATGACTAATTAAACATCCAATACCTCTAAAATAGTGCAACTTCAAGAAACCACGCTAAGTGACCAAGTTGAAGCCATTTTTTACAGCCATGAGCAGTAATAAAGCCCTTTTATACTCAACCAGCAAGAATATAGGAGATGAGGATAGAAAGACAAACTAACAACAAAAACGGAAAATGACGATGGCGAGCACCTACACTCACTGTGATATCATCTTTCCTATGTATATATTTCCTTAACTTTCAATTTGttataaatatcttttaagAATATTATTGAGTTTAAAAGTTTTGCGCGCTTAGCTTGGATGTATTACTCAAACATGATTCAACTTGCGTCCATCACGAGGCAACCATTTTGGCACAATGTCATCAGCCAACAAGTTGATGCCTTGATCCAATCCAAAAAAGGTATAAATTGTTTCCCtcaccatcagttcctttagtgATTCAAGATCCATTTCCAGTTGCTAAGATTAGAATGTACAGATAATATACCAAAATGCTTTATACCTCTTTCTGTCTTTTGGCTAAGGTCATTTCACATCCCAAAATGTTTTTGTTAGTTCCAATCGCAATTTTCTGACCCATACAAAATCTTCAAATAACTAGATAAAAGCCAATTTTCAGAAGTCCATAGCAATGAAAGAAGCTTAACCTCCACCTAGTTTCTCTCTCACAGACGACTA
Proteins encoded in this window:
- the LOC101259217 gene encoding protein METABOLIC NETWORK MODULATOR 1, with protein sequence MSQEAIQGNSSYAAVTLPVKRGRGRPRKDSNLKRVRTAHFPPGIKQTKEIRPQQVDTVNVANDAMIGQAVTGVVETAFDAGYFLNIRIGDLNFRGVVFKPGHFDPVTEENDVAPHVPMIIRNEIHVPIRNQIQVHGHDRRPQLSLSAPTTAPPSGHLVGAHSAVVPAVLQPVNPTNGFPPTTQALPDSSQAAHMTVALKERSLQTVVPLATLPSDGSLIEMTNGVEASHKMSAGNLNAVVERDIGDMNEPPPIEPSDSMNSPLPISVSKPLMSYGIGRMTELLQAVQENLMENQALRGEELIRPINPKTDG
- the LOC101252754 gene encoding uncharacterized protein, with protein sequence MIILSLKSKKKMFVNLQAKKQIKLFGINKRNFSNQIDSSTLYYNDDNLFPWQPIFLLLTIYVTPLALQKKKELNKVAMAVFLKTHFLFFVLMFSCLLLSGSKSVFHIKDVLPMLPVQVSWPIVNSLYSAVDLLPSFVGAVSIANNNTLQWKGACFYNNTAFLDLHNKTGSRYGGGTIHIKVNNAHSYSCMDLYIFATPYRVTWDYYALSREHTVQIKEWESQAELEYVKRKGVSIFLMQAGTLGTLRALWDVFPLFTNTGWGENSNIRFLKKHMGASFDQRPQPWVSNLTVEDIHSGDFLAISKIRGRWGGFETLEKWVSGTYAGHSAICLRDAEGKLWVGESGHENDKGEDIIAILPWEEWWEYELTKDDSNPHIALLPLHPDLRAKFNQTAAWEYAQSMEGKPYGFHNLIFSWIDTIDGNYPSPLDAHLVASVMTVWNHLQPAYAANMWNEALNKRLGTRGLDLPDILVEIEKRGSSFAKLLTIPEQDDWVYSDGKSTSCIAFVLEMYKEAGLFGPLASSIQVTEFTIKDAYSLKFFENNTNRLPMWCNADDTVKLPFCQILGKYRMELPGYNTMDVYAHMNEKCPSMPPKYYRPQSC